In a single window of the Desulfovibrio sp. Fe33 genome:
- a CDS encoding LysR family transcriptional regulator: MDITIRHIEQIDVLSRYGNFRLAANKLCISQPALSRSILNLEEKLGVRLFNRTRGKLRPTRYGALILQRGEKLLHDMTLLHRDISMLKGGENGVIHIGCGPFPGEVLAGDAIGRFNKIYPKVTVKLTVDYAPRLTGMLRKRLIDFYVADASHMLDSPEFDLTPLPQQQGFFCCRKGHPLTETPAPSFADIFSYPMAIMWISAPGLELFSRLKGKDIGKLEEIGTGLIKCDNLHTLLRVVGNGDAVTVTSREVLDNIAFKDQLHLLPVLVPELRTNYYIVALKERSAIGAVDCLHGLFREVAEEVIRKDPASTSTSRKAAQ; encoded by the coding sequence ATGGACATAACCATCAGGCATATTGAACAAATCGACGTCTTGTCCCGATACGGCAATTTTCGTCTCGCCGCGAACAAGCTCTGCATATCCCAACCCGCCCTCAGCCGTTCCATCCTCAACCTGGAGGAAAAACTCGGAGTCAGGCTGTTCAACCGCACACGCGGCAAACTGCGGCCCACTCGATACGGTGCGCTCATCCTGCAACGGGGAGAGAAGTTGCTCCATGACATGACTCTCCTTCACCGCGACATTTCCATGCTGAAAGGAGGGGAAAACGGCGTCATCCATATAGGATGCGGCCCGTTTCCCGGGGAGGTCCTGGCGGGCGACGCCATCGGCCGTTTCAACAAGATATATCCGAAGGTGACCGTCAAACTCACCGTGGATTATGCGCCGAGGCTCACCGGGATGTTGCGCAAACGACTCATTGACTTTTATGTGGCGGACGCTTCCCACATGCTCGATTCGCCGGAGTTCGATCTGACGCCCCTGCCGCAACAACAGGGATTCTTCTGTTGCCGAAAAGGACATCCCCTGACCGAAACGCCCGCCCCTTCCTTCGCGGACATTTTCAGCTATCCCATGGCAATCATGTGGATCTCCGCCCCAGGATTGGAACTGTTCAGCAGGCTGAAGGGCAAGGACATCGGGAAATTGGAGGAAATCGGCACCGGGCTCATAAAATGCGACAACCTGCACACGCTCCTGCGCGTGGTCGGCAACGGTGATGCCGTGACCGTGACTTCGAGGGAAGTCCTGGACAATATAGCCTTCAAGGACCAACTCCACCTGCTGCCTGTCCTGGTGCCGGAGCTGCGGACCAATTATTACATCGTGGCCCTGAAGGAGCGCTCAGCCATCGGAGCAGTGGACTGCCTTCACGGCTTATTCCGCGAAGTGGCCGAAGAGGTGATTCGCAAAGACCCCGCTTCCACCTCTACTTCCCGAAAAGCGGCTCAGTGA